One Candidatus Methylomirabilis sp. DNA window includes the following coding sequences:
- a CDS encoding gamma carbonic anhydrase family protein has product MIRAYRGIAPRVAPTALVTPVADVLGDVLLGAGAACWPGTVLRGDVHFIRVGAGSQLLAGTVGHVTGGRFPLEIGAGVVAGPAAVLHACVLQDRVTVGAGAVILDGAVVEVGAAVVPGAVVTAGTRIPPHVLAAGVPARVLRPLTAEERERLAAGAAAWQEYAARFKATARPVPIA; this is encoded by the coding sequence GTGATCCGCGCCTACCGGGGTATCGCCCCCCGGGTCGCCCCGACGGCCCTCGTGACGCCGGTCGCTGACGTGCTGGGAGATGTCCTGCTCGGGGCCGGGGCTGCCTGCTGGCCGGGCACCGTCCTGCGGGGGGACGTGCACTTCATCCGGGTGGGGGCGGGGAGCCAGCTCCTGGCCGGGACGGTGGGGCACGTGACCGGGGGCCGCTTTCCCCTCGAGATCGGCGCCGGCGTGGTGGCCGGACCCGCCGCGGTCCTGCACGCCTGCGTCCTGCAGGACCGGGTCACGGTGGGGGCGGGGGCCGTGATCCTCGACGGGGCCGTCGTGGAGGTGGGAGCCGCGGTGGTACCCGGGGCCGTGGTGACGGCCGGCACCCGCATCCCGCCTCACGTCCTGGCAGCCGGCGTTCCCGCCCGCGTTCTCCGTCCCCTGACCGCGGAGGAGCGGGAGCGCCTCGCGGCCGGCGCGGCGGCCTGGCAGGAGTACGCCGCCCGCTTCAAGGCGACGGCCCGGCCCGTCCCGATCGCCTGA
- the glpX gene encoding class II fructose-bisphosphatase has translation MERNLALEVVRVTEAAALASARWMGRGNEKAADQAAVDAMRRAFDAVSFSGTVVIGEGERDKAPMLYIGERVGSGAEPELDVALDPLEGTTIVSQGRANAIAVVAIAEKGCFLHAPDIYMEKIAVGPRALGAVDITASPADNLQAIADAMKCYVEDLTVVVLDRPRHQDLVRQVREVGARIKLIQDGDLSAAVATAFEQSGVDVLMGIGGAPEGVLAAAALQCLGGDMQARLKPRNEEETQRALGMGVKDIQQVFKISDLAKGPDIMFAATGVTDGDFLKGVRFFGGGARTHSVVMRYRSGTVRFIEAAHRFDRKPIY, from the coding sequence GTGGAGCGGAACCTGGCCCTGGAGGTGGTGCGGGTCACCGAAGCGGCGGCGCTAGCCTCCGCCCGGTGGATGGGGCGGGGGAACGAGAAGGCCGCCGACCAGGCCGCGGTGGACGCGATGCGGCGGGCCTTCGATGCCGTCTCCTTCAGCGGGACGGTGGTCATCGGGGAGGGGGAGCGGGACAAGGCCCCGATGCTCTACATCGGGGAGCGGGTAGGGAGCGGCGCCGAGCCCGAGCTCGACGTGGCCCTGGATCCCCTGGAGGGGACCACGATCGTCTCCCAGGGGCGGGCCAACGCGATTGCGGTGGTGGCGATCGCCGAGAAGGGCTGTTTCCTCCACGCCCCCGACATCTACATGGAGAAGATTGCGGTGGGCCCCCGGGCCCTCGGCGCCGTTGACATCACGGCCTCCCCCGCCGACAACCTCCAGGCCATCGCCGACGCGATGAAGTGCTATGTCGAGGACCTCACGGTCGTCGTCCTCGACCGCCCCCGGCATCAGGACCTGGTCCGGCAGGTGCGCGAGGTCGGCGCCCGAATCAAGCTGATCCAGGACGGCGACTTGTCCGCAGCCGTGGCCACCGCCTTCGAGCAGTCCGGAGTGGATGTCCTCATGGGGATCGGCGGTGCCCCGGAGGGGGTGCTGGCGGCGGCGGCGCTGCAGTGCCTGGGTGGGGATATGCAGGCGCGCCTCAAGCCGCGCAACGAGGAGGAGACACAGCGGGCGCTCGGCATGGGGGTCAAAGACATCCAGCAGGTCTTCAAGATCAGCGACCTGGCCAAGGGTCCCGACATCATGTTTGCCGCCACCGGGGTCACCGACGGGGACTTTCTGAAGGGGGTCCGGTTCTTCGGCGGGGGGGCCCGGACCCATTCGGTGGTGATGCGGTACCGCTCCGGCACCGTCCGCTTCATCGAGGCCGCCCATCGGTTCGACCGCAAGCCCATCTATTGA